One stretch of Roseovarius mucosus DNA includes these proteins:
- a CDS encoding LysE family translocator: MTMTQLAFALVLFLLPLAYSPGPGNLFFAANGARFGMRATFPASFGYHIATWLVTAAIGFGFVGALEAAPGVFVLLKLAGALYVFWIAWGLLRAGARDSAIEARPASFGDGAVLLLLNPKAYVIIALMFTQFLSISDTNRTVLVLGITTIFTLNNLVAFTLWTMMGVRLGQLFARAGSARALNTAFGVTLGAVALWMLLS, translated from the coding sequence ATGACGATGACCCAGCTTGCATTTGCGCTTGTGCTTTTTCTTTTGCCGCTGGCCTATAGTCCCGGTCCCGGCAATCTCTTTTTCGCCGCCAATGGCGCGCGCTTTGGGATGAGGGCGACGTTTCCGGCAAGCTTTGGGTATCACATCGCCACATGGCTGGTGACCGCCGCCATAGGTTTCGGCTTTGTCGGCGCGCTTGAGGCTGCGCCGGGGGTCTTCGTCTTGCTCAAACTCGCGGGTGCACTCTACGTTTTCTGGATCGCTTGGGGTTTGCTGCGTGCCGGGGCGCGCGACAGCGCGATTGAGGCACGCCCGGCCTCGTTTGGGGATGGGGCGGTGCTCTTGCTCCTCAACCCCAAGGCCTATGTGATCATCGCGTTGATGTTCACACAATTCCTGAGCATTTCGGACACCAACCGGACGGTGTTGGTTCTGGGTATCACCACGATTTTTACGCTTAACAACCTGGTGGCCTTTACCCTGTGGACCATGATGGGTGTGAGATTGGGCCAGCTTTTTGCCCGCGCTGGAAGCGCGCGGGCACTGAATACAGCTTTCGGCGTGACCCTGGGGGCCGTGGCCCTGTGGATGCTTTTGTCCTGA
- a CDS encoding twin transmembrane helix small protein encodes MLQDPLFILMAVGCITVAVILIRGISTFGKEGVENAKRSNKFMQWRLIAQFIAIILILIFVYFRRQGG; translated from the coding sequence ATGCTGCAAGACCCGCTTTTCATCCTCATGGCCGTGGGCTGTATTACGGTGGCGGTGATCCTGATCCGAGGCATTTCCACCTTTGGCAAAGAAGGCGTGGAGAATGCGAAACGATCGAACAAATTCATGCAATGGCGGTTGATCGCGCAATTCATAGCGATCATCCTCATCCTAATTTTCGTATATTTCCGCAGGCAGGGAGGATAA
- a CDS encoding inositol monophosphatase family protein, with protein sequence MVGSANLNVMLKAARKAGRALAKDFREVENLQVSMKGAGDFVSRADIAAEKILKTELMGARPTYGWLAEEGGEEEGQDPTRRWIVDPLDGTTNFLHGLPHWAVSIALEHKGEVVAGVIYDASKDEAFFAEKGAGAWMNESRLRVSGRSKMIESIFATGLPFGGRADLPETLQDLARLMPTCAGVRRWGSAALDMAYVAAGRYEGFWERRLNAWDLAAGVIIVREAGGFVEPLRSGGNILADGEVICGNEAIFDKFAGVIRG encoded by the coding sequence ATGGTAGGTAGTGCCAATCTCAACGTCATGCTCAAGGCCGCGCGCAAAGCGGGGCGGGCACTGGCCAAGGATTTCCGCGAGGTCGAGAACCTTCAGGTCAGCATGAAGGGCGCGGGCGATTTCGTCAGCCGCGCCGATATTGCTGCGGAAAAGATCCTCAAGACCGAGTTGATGGGCGCGCGTCCGACCTATGGCTGGCTGGCCGAAGAGGGCGGCGAGGAAGAGGGGCAGGACCCCACCCGCCGCTGGATTGTCGACCCGCTGGACGGCACCACCAATTTTCTGCACGGCCTGCCGCATTGGGCCGTTTCCATTGCCCTCGAACACAAGGGCGAGGTCGTGGCAGGTGTCATCTATGACGCCAGCAAGGACGAGGCGTTCTTTGCCGAAAAAGGTGCAGGTGCCTGGATGAACGAGAGCCGCTTGCGTGTCTCGGGGCGCAGCAAGATGATCGAGTCGATTTTTGCCACGGGCCTGCCTTTTGGCGGGCGGGCCGACCTGCCTGAAACCTTGCAGGATTTGGCACGGCTGATGCCCACCTGCGCGGGTGTGCGCCGCTGGGGATCAGCGGCGCTCGACATGGCCTATGTCGCCGCAGGGCGCTACGAGGGGTTCTGGGAGCGGCGTTTGAACGCCTGGGATCTGGCCGCAGGGGTGATCATCGTGCGCGAAGCGGGCGGCTTTGTCGAACCGCTGCGCTCTGGTGGCAATATTCTGGCCGATGGCGAAGTGATCTGCGGCAACGAGGCGATCTTTGACAAGTTCGCGGGCGTGATCCGGGGCTGA
- a CDS encoding SH3 domain-containing protein, with amino-acid sequence MWRFILVSFAFLGWSFYELSGGADYRPSANSIQARALLDNHRPQARPLRVNVIELAQDGTPRQDAEVTRTITSLHDLGLSMGDKVVLTLASAEGDAIPDPISLNLPTVRVATPTALPDTPEVAQPVQAVALDGETLAAASDLRRVSGNSVNLRTGPGTGFGRVASLKRGTEVIVLRDPGEGWIKLRVVETGRIGWMAETLLTLASD; translated from the coding sequence ATGTGGCGCTTTATTCTTGTGAGCTTTGCTTTTCTGGGATGGTCTTTTTATGAATTGAGCGGCGGGGCTGATTATCGCCCGTCGGCCAATTCCATTCAGGCGCGTGCCCTTCTTGACAATCACCGGCCGCAGGCCCGGCCCTTGCGTGTGAATGTGATCGAACTGGCGCAGGATGGCACACCCCGGCAGGATGCCGAGGTCACGCGCACCATCACCTCGCTGCATGATCTGGGCCTCAGCATGGGTGATAAAGTGGTGCTGACGCTGGCCTCTGCCGAAGGGGACGCAATACCTGATCCCATTTCCCTCAACCTGCCGACCGTGCGTGTGGCAACGCCCACCGCCCTGCCCGACACGCCAGAGGTGGCCCAGCCCGTGCAAGCGGTTGCGCTGGACGGTGAAACGCTGGCCGCGGCCTCAGACTTGCGCCGGGTTTCGGGAAATTCGGTCAATCTACGCACCGGGCCCGGCACTGGTTTTGGTCGCGTGGCCAGCCTGAAGCGCGGCACCGAAGTGATCGTGCTGCGCGACCCCGGTGAAGGCTGGATCAAGCTGCGCGTGGTCGAGACCGGGCGCATCGGCTGGATGGCAGAGACGCTGCTTACGCTGGCCTCTGACTAA
- a CDS encoding DNA topoisomerase IV subunit A: MSDLLDDPNMQPEAVSEPLRRAIGERYLTYALSTIMHRALPDARDGLKPVHRRILYAMRELRLSSSGGFRKSAKISGDVMGNYHPHGDAAIYDAMARLAQDFAVRYPLVDGQGNFGNIDGDNPAASRYTEARMTAFAEALLDGLAEDAVDFRDNYDGTLREPVVLPASFPNLLANGSSGIAVGMATNIPPHNIAELIDACLHLIKSPDARDDTLLQYIPGPDFPTGGVIVEPPESIAQAYLTGRGAFRLRCKWELEDLGRGQWQIVVTEIPYQVQKSKLIERIAELIQTRKVPILADVRDESADDVRLVLEPRSKNVDPEVLMGMMYRNSELEVRFSLNMNVLIDGVTPKVCSLKEVLRAFLDFRQQVLLRRSVHRMEKIDHRLEVLEGLIIAFLNLDRVIDIIRYDEDPKAALMREDWGRTVPRAMSEADYVPPPPTAEAGLTEVQAEAILNMRLRSLRRLEEMELRAERDTLMAERAGLEDLLDDVSLQWAAVADQLKEVKKTFGKTHPIGARRTQFAEAGSVEDVPLEAMIDREPITVVCSQMGWIRAMTGHLDLSRELKFKDGDGPRFMFHAETTDRILVFGSNGRFYTLSASNLPGGRGMGEPLRLMVDLPNEAGIVDLLIHKPGRKLLVASDAGDGFIVPEEEVIAQTRSGKQVLNLKEPARALVCRPVTGDHVACVGDNRKVLVFALDELPELGRGKGVRLQKYKDGGLSDATTFDLAAGLTWRDPAGRTRTESNLEEWLGKRAGSGRMAPRGFPRDNRFT; this comes from the coding sequence ATGAGTGATTTGTTGGACGACCCCAATATGCAGCCCGAGGCTGTGTCAGAGCCGCTCCGCCGTGCGATTGGCGAGCGCTATTTGACCTATGCGCTTTCGACCATCATGCACCGCGCGCTGCCCGATGCGCGGGATGGGTTGAAGCCAGTTCATCGCCGCATTCTCTACGCGATGCGCGAGTTGCGCCTGTCCAGTTCGGGGGGATTCCGCAAATCCGCCAAGATTTCCGGCGACGTGATGGGCAACTATCACCCGCATGGTGACGCGGCGATCTACGATGCGATGGCGCGTCTCGCACAGGATTTCGCGGTGCGCTATCCGCTGGTGGATGGGCAGGGCAATTTCGGCAATATCGACGGCGATAACCCCGCCGCAAGCCGATATACCGAGGCGCGGATGACCGCCTTTGCCGAGGCGCTGCTGGATGGTCTGGCCGAAGATGCCGTGGATTTCCGTGACAATTACGACGGCACCCTGCGCGAGCCGGTCGTGCTTCCGGCGTCTTTTCCGAACCTGCTGGCCAATGGCTCTTCGGGCATTGCCGTTGGCATGGCGACCAATATTCCGCCGCATAACATCGCCGAATTGATTGATGCCTGCCTGCATCTGATCAAGTCGCCCGATGCCCGCGACGACACGCTACTGCAGTATATCCCTGGCCCCGATTTTCCCACCGGCGGTGTCATCGTCGAGCCGCCCGAGAGCATCGCACAGGCCTATCTGACCGGGCGCGGTGCGTTCCGTCTGCGCTGTAAATGGGAGTTGGAGGATCTGGGGCGCGGTCAATGGCAGATTGTCGTGACCGAAATTCCCTATCAGGTGCAGAAATCCAAGCTGATCGAGCGGATTGCCGAACTGATCCAGACCCGCAAGGTGCCGATCCTTGCCGATGTCCGCGACGAGAGCGCCGATGACGTGCGTCTGGTGTTGGAACCACGATCCAAGAATGTCGACCCCGAGGTGTTGATGGGCATGATGTATCGCAACTCCGAATTGGAAGTGCGGTTCTCGCTCAATATGAACGTCTTGATTGACGGTGTAACGCCCAAGGTCTGCTCGCTGAAAGAGGTGCTGCGCGCCTTCCTTGATTTCCGGCAGCAGGTGCTGTTGCGCCGCTCTGTGCACCGGATGGAAAAGATCGACCACCGGCTGGAGGTGCTGGAAGGGCTGATTATCGCCTTCCTCAACCTCGACCGGGTGATCGACATCATCCGCTACGACGAGGATCCAAAGGCGGCACTGATGCGCGAGGATTGGGGCCGCACCGTGCCGCGTGCAATGTCTGAGGCGGACTATGTACCGCCCCCACCCACCGCAGAGGCCGGGCTGACCGAGGTGCAGGCCGAGGCAATCCTGAACATGCGGCTGCGCAGCCTTCGCCGTCTGGAAGAGATGGAGTTGCGCGCAGAGCGCGACACATTGATGGCGGAACGTGCGGGGCTTGAGGATCTGCTCGACGATGTATCCCTGCAATGGGCGGCGGTGGCCGATCAGTTGAAAGAGGTCAAAAAGACCTTTGGCAAGACCCATCCCATCGGCGCGCGCCGCACGCAATTCGCCGAGGCGGGCAGCGTCGAAGACGTGCCGCTTGAGGCGATGATCGACCGTGAACCGATCACGGTGGTGTGCAGCCAAATGGGCTGGATCAGGGCCATGACCGGGCATCTCGATCTGAGCCGCGAGTTGAAGTTCAAGGATGGCGATGGCCCCCGCTTCATGTTCCATGCCGAGACGACCGACCGGATTCTGGTCTTTGGCAGCAATGGCCGCTTTTATACGCTGAGCGCGTCAAACCTGCCCGGCGGGCGCGGTATGGGCGAACCGCTGCGCCTGATGGTCGATCTGCCCAATGAGGCGGGCATCGTCGATCTGCTTATCCATAAACCGGGGCGTAAATTGCTGGTCGCCTCTGATGCGGGCGACGGTTTTATCGTGCCCGAGGAAGAGGTGATCGCCCAGACCCGCAGCGGCAAGCAGGTGCTGAACCTCAAAGAACCGGCGCGGGCCTTGGTCTGCCGCCCGGTGACGGGCGATCACGTCGCCTGTGTTGGGGATAATCGCAAGGTGCTGGTATTTGCTCTGGATGAATTGCCCGAACTTGGGCGCGGCAAGGGCGTGCGGCTTCAGAAATATAAGGACGGTGGGTTGTCCGATGCCACCACCTTTGATCTCGCGGCCGGTCTGACTTGGCGCGATCCCGCAGGGCGCACCCGCACGGAAAGCAATCTTGAGGAATGGTTGGGCAAGCGCGCTGGATCGGGGCGCATGGCCCCGCGCGGCTTTCCGCGTGACAACCGCTTTACCTGA
- a CDS encoding SDR family oxidoreductase encodes MTQRSILITGCSSGIGYNAAHGLRARGWRVFAACRQQADCERLRAEGFDSPRIDYADEASIEQAVAEVLAATGGRLDALFNNGAYACPGLVEDLPRGALREIFESNFFGWHDLTRQVIPAMRAQGHGRIVQCSSVLGLVTLGWRGAYVSTKFALEGLTDTLRIEMRDSGIHVCLIEPGPVTTKIRENARAPFERWIDWESAHRMAEYRDKLRPRLYGPYAKDNFELPPEAVTKKLIHALEAPRPKARYYVTTPTYLMGTLRRILPTRLLDWVISKA; translated from the coding sequence ATGACGCAACGCTCCATCCTGATCACCGGCTGTTCTTCGGGCATCGGCTATAACGCAGCCCACGGATTGCGCGCGCGCGGCTGGCGGGTGTTTGCCGCCTGCCGGCAACAAGCCGATTGCGAACGGCTGCGCGCGGAAGGGTTCGACAGCCCACGCATCGACTATGCCGATGAGGCCAGTATTGAGCAGGCCGTGGCCGAGGTGCTGGCCGCCACCGGTGGGCGGCTGGATGCGCTGTTCAACAATGGGGCCTATGCCTGTCCGGGGTTGGTCGAGGATTTGCCGCGCGGCGCCCTGCGCGAGATTTTCGAAAGCAACTTTTTTGGCTGGCATGACCTGACACGACAGGTGATCCCGGCCATGCGCGCGCAGGGGCATGGCCGCATCGTGCAATGCTCGTCGGTATTGGGTCTGGTTACACTCGGCTGGCGCGGGGCCTACGTGAGCACCAAATTCGCCCTTGAGGGGCTGACCGATACGCTGCGGATCGAAATGCGCGACAGTGGCATTCATGTCTGCCTGATCGAGCCCGGTCCCGTGACCACAAAAATCCGCGAGAATGCCCGCGCGCCATTTGAACGTTGGATTGACTGGGAAAGCGCGCATCGCATGGCCGAATATCGCGACAAGTTGCGCCCGCGTCTTTACGGCCCCTACGCCAAAGACAATTTCGAACTGCCCCCCGAGGCGGTCACCAAGAAACTGATCCATGCGCTCGAAGCGCCCCGCCCAAAGGCGCGGTATTACGTGACCACGCCCACTTACCTCATGGGCACGCTGCGCCGCATTCTGCCCACGCGCCTGCTGGATTGGGTGATCTCGAAAGCGTGA
- a CDS encoding rhomboid family intramembrane serine protease: MFPIRDHNPSGRTPYVTYGLIALNVVIFLAYWPLFSDERALNVFFYDWAMIPAKVTQIGDFTGLLTSMFLHGGVLHLAGNMLFLWIFGDNMEDRMGHVPYLLFYIATGVVAGLAQILDSPGSMVPTVGASGAIAGVMGGYLLLFPRARVDILLIFIVFFRVITIPAAILLVLWFAIQVMAGLGSDPDMGGVAYWAHAGGFVAGVLLTLPIFLRLGGPLFWRATAGTPPNPEADYRFRRSSIPAVRKRR; encoded by the coding sequence ATGTTTCCGATCCGCGATCATAATCCTTCGGGGCGCACACCCTATGTCACCTACGGGCTGATTGCGCTCAACGTGGTGATATTCTTGGCCTATTGGCCGCTTTTCTCAGATGAGCGGGCGCTCAATGTCTTTTTCTACGACTGGGCGATGATCCCCGCCAAAGTCACGCAAATCGGTGACTTCACCGGGCTTTTGACCTCGATGTTCCTGCACGGCGGGGTGCTGCACCTAGCGGGCAACATGCTGTTTCTGTGGATTTTTGGCGACAATATGGAGGACCGGATGGGGCATGTGCCCTATCTTCTTTTCTACATTGCCACTGGCGTTGTGGCGGGGCTGGCACAGATCTTGGATAGTCCGGGGTCGATGGTGCCAACCGTCGGGGCCTCTGGGGCGATTGCCGGGGTGATGGGGGGCTATCTCTTGCTTTTTCCGCGCGCGCGGGTCGATATCTTGCTGATCTTCATCGTCTTTTTCCGTGTCATCACGATCCCGGCGGCGATTTTGTTGGTGCTGTGGTTTGCCATTCAGGTGATGGCTGGCCTCGGCAGCGATCCCGATATGGGCGGGGTCGCCTATTGGGCGCATGCGGGTGGCTTCGTGGCGGGCGTCCTTCTGACCCTGCCGATATTTCTGCGGCTGGGCGGCCCGCTTTTCTGGCGGGCGACAGCAGGCACCCCGCCCAATCCAGAGGCTGACTACCGCTTTCGCCGCAGTTCTATTCCAGCCGTGAGAAAACGCCGATGA
- the putA gene encoding bifunctional proline dehydrogenase/L-glutamate gamma-semialdehyde dehydrogenase PutA — MPYDTDIRRAIEFATYADESETLARLTAAANLSEADRARICARGAALVRSIRGQSSPGLMEVFLAEYGLSTDEGIALMCLAEALLRVPDADTIDALIEDKIAPSDWGKHMGHSTSPLVNASTWALMLTGKVLKDEKPGPVGHLRGAIKRLGEPVIRTAVGRAMKEMGRQFVLGETIQGAMDRAAGMEKKGYSYSYDMLGEAARTDADATRYHLSYSRAITAIANACTQVDIRSNPGISVKLSALHPRYEVAQREQVMAVLVPRLRSLALLAKSAKMGLNIDAEEADRLSLSLDVIETVLEEPALAGWDGFGVVVQAYGQRASHVIDFLYDLATRLDRKIMVRLVKGAYWDTEIKRAQVAGIDGFPVFTSKAATDVSYIANARKLLSMTDRIYPQFATHNAHTAAAILDMGSDKGAFEFQRLHGMGEALHDIILKAEGTRCRIYAPVGAHRDLLAYLVRRLLENGANSSFVNQIVNEDVAPEEVARDPFVAVNDPQPHLPKGPDLFQPERPNSRGFDLRHQPTLDRIEAARAPFAQHRWEAAPLIAGMAAPQTPETVENPADPADMPGTVAWASKADIEAALAAAAPWNAPANARGVILNRVADLYEENYGEIFALLAREAGKSIPDAVAELREAVDFLRYYAANAPEDAPVGTFTCISPWNFPLAIFTGQIAAALAAGNAVLSKPAEQTPLIAHLAVGLMHKAGVPATALQLLPGAGDVGAALTSDARVGGVAFTGSTETALKIRAAMAKHLAPGAPLIAETGGMNAMIVDSTALPEQAVQAIVESAFQSAGQRCSALRCLYVQDDIAPHFLEMLTGAMDALSVGTPWHLSTDCGPVIDEEARAGIAAHIQTARAEGRLLHELKTPNAGTYIAPTLIKVGGIGEIEREIFGPVLHVATFKSGDLDRVIGAINATGYGLTFGLMTRIDDRVQHVTEAVHAGNIYVNRNQIGAIVGSQPFGGEGMSGTGPKAGGPHYLTRFTARAAPEQGEKWTEAMSANAAQKALDAANAAARTPRAALVLPGPTGESNRLTSHVRPALLCMGPGADLAAAQARAVEGLGGVAVIATGRVDPEALVTMGGLSGVIWWGCESEARAYAGAMARRAGPILPLITGLPDTGHALHERHVCVDTTAAGGNAALLSGMS, encoded by the coding sequence ATGCCATACGACACCGATATCCGCCGCGCCATCGAGTTTGCCACCTATGCAGATGAGAGCGAGACATTGGCACGCCTGACCGCTGCCGCAAACCTCTCTGAGGCAGACCGGGCGCGGATCTGCGCGCGCGGTGCCGCGCTTGTTCGGTCCATCCGCGGGCAATCGAGCCCGGGACTGATGGAGGTGTTTTTGGCGGAATATGGTCTCTCGACAGATGAGGGCATCGCGCTCATGTGTCTGGCAGAGGCGCTTTTGCGCGTGCCCGATGCTGACACGATCGACGCGCTGATCGAGGACAAGATCGCGCCTTCGGACTGGGGCAAGCATATGGGGCATTCAACCTCGCCGCTGGTCAATGCCTCGACCTGGGCGTTGATGCTGACCGGCAAGGTGCTCAAGGATGAAAAGCCCGGCCCCGTGGGCCATCTGCGCGGGGCCATCAAGCGGCTGGGCGAGCCGGTGATCCGCACTGCCGTGGGCCGCGCGATGAAGGAGATGGGCCGCCAATTCGTGTTGGGCGAGACCATTCAAGGGGCCATGGACCGCGCGGCGGGGATGGAAAAGAAGGGCTACAGCTATTCCTATGACATGCTGGGTGAGGCGGCGCGTACTGATGCGGATGCCACCCGCTATCACCTCAGCTATTCGCGCGCCATCACGGCGATTGCCAATGCCTGCACGCAGGTCGACATTCGCAGCAACCCCGGCATTTCTGTAAAGCTCTCGGCGCTGCATCCGCGCTATGAGGTGGCGCAGCGCGAACAGGTCATGGCGGTTCTGGTGCCGCGTCTGCGCAGCCTCGCGCTCTTGGCGAAATCAGCCAAGATGGGGCTGAACATCGACGCCGAAGAGGCCGATCGCCTGTCGCTCTCGCTGGATGTGATCGAGACCGTTCTGGAAGAGCCCGCGCTTGCCGGATGGGACGGGTTTGGTGTGGTGGTGCAGGCCTATGGCCAACGCGCGAGCCACGTGATCGACTTTCTCTATGATCTGGCCACGCGGCTTGACCGCAAGATCATGGTGCGTCTGGTCAAAGGCGCCTATTGGGATACCGAAATCAAGCGCGCGCAGGTGGCGGGGATCGACGGGTTTCCGGTCTTTACCTCCAAGGCCGCAACCGATGTGAGCTATATCGCCAATGCGCGCAAGCTTTTGTCGATGACCGACCGCATCTATCCGCAATTCGCCACTCATAACGCCCATACCGCCGCCGCCATCCTTGATATGGGCAGCGACAAGGGCGCGTTTGAATTTCAGCGCCTGCATGGCATGGGCGAGGCGCTGCATGACATCATCCTCAAGGCAGAGGGCACGCGGTGCCGGATTTATGCCCCAGTGGGCGCGCATCGCGATCTCTTGGCCTATCTGGTGCGGCGACTGCTGGAAAACGGGGCGAATTCCAGCTTTGTGAACCAGATCGTCAACGAAGACGTGGCCCCCGAAGAGGTCGCCCGCGATCCTTTTGTGGCGGTGAACGATCCGCAACCGCACTTGCCCAAAGGCCCGGACCTGTTTCAGCCCGAACGGCCCAATTCGCGCGGCTTTGATCTGCGCCATCAACCGACGCTGGACCGGATTGAGGCGGCGCGCGCGCCCTTTGCGCAGCATCGCTGGGAGGCGGCACCGCTGATCGCGGGCATGGCTGCACCGCAAACCCCCGAAACAGTCGAGAACCCGGCAGATCCCGCAGACATGCCGGGCACCGTAGCCTGGGCCAGCAAGGCCGACATCGAGGCGGCGCTGGCCGCCGCAGCGCCATGGAACGCACCTGCCAACGCCCGAGGCGTGATCCTGAACCGCGTGGCGGACCTCTATGAGGAAAATTACGGCGAGATTTTCGCGCTCCTGGCCCGTGAGGCCGGGAAATCCATCCCAGATGCCGTGGCCGAATTGCGTGAGGCGGTGGATTTCCTGCGCTACTACGCCGCCAATGCCCCCGAAGACGCCCCTGTCGGCACCTTTACCTGTATCAGCCCGTGGAATTTCCCTCTGGCCATTTTTACAGGCCAGATCGCGGCAGCACTGGCCGCTGGCAATGCCGTGTTGTCAAAACCTGCCGAGCAGACGCCGCTCATCGCGCATTTGGCAGTGGGCCTCATGCACAAGGCGGGCGTGCCTGCCACGGCGCTGCAACTGTTGCCCGGTGCGGGCGATGTGGGGGCAGCACTTACCTCTGACGCGCGTGTGGGCGGTGTGGCCTTTACCGGCTCGACCGAAACCGCGCTGAAAATCCGCGCGGCCATGGCCAAGCATCTGGCTCCCGGTGCGCCGCTCATCGCGGAAACCGGCGGCATGAACGCGATGATCGTAGACAGCACCGCGCTGCCCGAACAGGCCGTGCAGGCGATTGTCGAGAGCGCGTTTCAATCGGCCGGTCAACGCTGTTCCGCGCTGCGCTGCCTTTATGTGCAAGACGACATCGCACCGCATTTCCTAGAGATGCTGACCGGCGCGATGGATGCGCTGAGCGTTGGCACCCCTTGGCATTTGAGCACCGATTGCGGGCCTGTCATCGACGAAGAGGCGCGCGCCGGAATTGCCGCGCATATCCAGACCGCGCGCGCCGAAGGGCGGCTGTTGCACGAGCTGAAAACCCCGAACGCAGGCACCTATATTGCCCCCACGCTGATCAAGGTTGGTGGGATCGGCGAGATTGAGCGCGAAATCTTTGGGCCCGTCCTGCATGTGGCCACGTTCAAATCCGGCGATCTTGACCGGGTGATCGGCGCGATCAACGCCACCGGCTATGGTCTGACCTTTGGCCTGATGACGCGGATCGACGACCGCGTGCAGCATGTGACCGAGGCGGTGCATGCGGGCAATATCTATGTCAACCGCAACCAGATCGGCGCCATCGTCGGCAGCCAACCCTTTGGTGGCGAAGGCATGTCGGGCACCGGGCCCAAGGCCGGCGGGCCGCATTACCTTACCCGCTTTACCGCGCGCGCAGCGCCGGAACAGGGCGAAAAGTGGACCGAGGCCATGTCGGCCAATGCCGCGCAAAAGGCGCTTGATGCGGCCAATGCCGCCGCCCGCACGCCGCGCGCCGCCCTTGTTCTACCGGGGCCGACGGGGGAATCGAACCGCCTGACCAGCCATGTCCGCCCTGCACTTCTTTGCATGGGGCCGGGGGCAGATCTGGCGGCGGCGCAGGCCCGCGCGGTTGAGGGGCTGGGCGGGGTGGCGGTGATCGCCACGGGCCGCGTTGACCCAGAGGCGCTTGTGACCATGGGCGGCCTCTCTGGCGTGATCTGGTGGGGATGCGAAAGCGAGGCGCGCGCCTATGCCGGGGCCATGGCGCGGCGCGCAGGTCCGATCCTGCCGCTTATCACCGGGTTGCCGGATACCGGCCATGCGCTCCACGAACGGCATGTCTGCGTGGATACCACTGCGGCGGGGGGCAATGCGGCGCTTTTGAGCGGGATGTCCTGA
- a CDS encoding GFA family protein: MNTPLKVTCHCGAVELRVTLSDGLETARRCDCSFCRRRGAAAVSAPLDKVEVVRGADNLTLYQWGTGTAKHYFCKTCGIYTHHQRRSNPNEYGVNLGAIEGVNPRDLDPIGWVDGVNHPSDR; this comes from the coding sequence ATGAATACCCCCCTCAAAGTGACCTGCCACTGTGGCGCGGTTGAGCTACGCGTGACGCTCTCGGACGGGCTCGAGACTGCGCGGCGGTGCGACTGCTCGTTTTGCCGCAGGCGTGGGGCAGCGGCGGTTTCGGCCCCCTTGGACAAGGTCGAGGTGGTCCGGGGTGCGGATAATCTGACGCTTTATCAATGGGGTACAGGCACGGCCAAGCACTATTTCTGCAAGACGTGCGGGATCTACACGCATCATCAGCGCCGCTCGAACCCGAATGAATATGGCGTCAATCTTGGGGCTATTGAAGGCGTCAATCCGCGTGATCTGGACCCGATCGGTTGGGTGGACGGGGTCAACCATCCATCAGATCGCTGA
- a CDS encoding Lrp/AsnC family transcriptional regulator, translating to MMDQNEQLDLDRFDRAILRVLAGDGRISVTELAREIGLSKSPTQARLRRLERDGVITGYRALFDPIRLGLDHVSFVEVRLHDTREAALAEFNAAVSKIPEIEQVHLIAGNFDYLMKIRTQSMADYRRVLAEHISTLPHLANTSTYVAMQAVKENALSDVI from the coding sequence ATGATGGATCAAAACGAACAGCTTGACCTCGACCGCTTTGACCGGGCGATTCTGCGGGTTCTGGCAGGGGACGGGCGGATCAGCGTCACCGAGCTGGCGCGCGAGATCGGTCTGTCGAAATCACCCACCCAAGCGCGGCTCAGGCGGCTCGAGCGCGATGGCGTCATCACCGGCTACCGCGCGCTTTTTGATCCTATCCGCCTCGGCCTCGATCACGTGAGCTTTGTCGAAGTGCGCCTGCACGACACCCGAGAAGCGGCCCTGGCAGAATTCAACGCCGCCGTGTCGAAAATCCCCGAGATCGAGCAAGTGCATCTCATTGCAGGCAATTTCGACTACCTTATGAAAATTCGCACGCAGAGCATGGCTGATTATCGCCGGGTGCTTGCCGAACATATCTCGACCCTGCCGCATCTGGCCAATACCTCGACCTATGTGGCGATGCAGGCGGTCAAGGAAAATGCGCTCTCGGATGTGATCTGA